In Microbacterium pumilum, the following proteins share a genomic window:
- a CDS encoding NAD(P)-binding protein — translation MRPTVDVDVDYLIVGAGAMGMAFADSLVRNSDATVAIVDRLHAPGGHWIDAYQFVRLHQASAFYGVASTQLGGGQRQASGPEAGLHERATAPEICLYYADVLAQLAATERATFFPRCEYTGGTEFRSLLSGRRHTARRARIVDATYLAPTIPSSTPPSFAVDDEARVIPVNDLVRLEEPPDQFVIVGAGKTATDACIWLLQNGVDPDAICWIRARDPWLLNRAVVQPDPAIFLGMAADIMEAASEALSADDLFRRLEDLGIMLRIDRAVTPTMAKAPTIAQWEIDLLASITNVLRLGHLRAVATGRLRFEDADVRIHRKAVVVHCAASGLRYPPLVPIWQVDAIRPRPVRVGFPCFGAALAGYVEATRSDDETRNDVCRPSPYSDTPADWLTMQVIGGDASLAMSRQADLKAWSNTTSLNPARVPPDRAADPAVLDAAARLREAIAPGRERLAALAAAR, via the coding sequence ATGAGGCCAACGGTCGACGTCGACGTCGACTATCTGATCGTCGGTGCGGGAGCCATGGGAATGGCGTTCGCGGATTCCCTGGTGCGCAACTCGGACGCCACAGTCGCGATCGTGGACCGACTCCACGCGCCGGGTGGTCACTGGATCGACGCATACCAGTTCGTCCGCCTTCACCAGGCGTCAGCCTTCTACGGTGTCGCGTCGACTCAACTGGGCGGCGGTCAGCGCCAGGCGAGCGGTCCTGAGGCGGGTCTCCACGAGCGAGCGACAGCACCGGAGATCTGCCTGTACTACGCGGATGTGCTCGCCCAGCTCGCGGCCACGGAACGGGCGACCTTCTTCCCCAGATGCGAGTACACGGGTGGCACCGAGTTCCGTTCGCTGCTCAGTGGCCGCCGCCACACCGCGCGCAGGGCGCGGATCGTGGATGCAACGTATCTCGCGCCCACGATTCCGTCCTCCACTCCCCCGTCGTTCGCTGTCGACGACGAAGCGAGGGTCATTCCTGTCAATGACCTCGTGCGGCTCGAGGAGCCGCCCGATCAGTTCGTCATCGTGGGTGCGGGCAAGACGGCCACCGACGCCTGTATATGGCTGCTCCAGAACGGTGTCGACCCCGACGCGATCTGCTGGATCCGCGCGAGGGATCCCTGGCTCCTCAATCGCGCAGTGGTGCAGCCCGACCCCGCGATCTTCCTCGGCATGGCCGCCGACATCATGGAGGCCGCTTCCGAGGCTCTGTCGGCGGATGACCTATTCCGGCGGCTCGAGGATCTCGGCATCATGCTGCGGATCGATCGCGCTGTCACCCCGACGATGGCCAAGGCCCCGACGATCGCGCAGTGGGAGATCGACCTGCTCGCATCCATCACGAACGTCCTGCGGCTGGGCCACCTGCGCGCCGTGGCCACCGGCCGACTCCGCTTCGAAGATGCGGACGTCCGCATCCACCGGAAGGCCGTCGTGGTGCACTGCGCCGCGTCGGGCCTCCGATATCCGCCGCTCGTTCCGATCTGGCAGGTCGACGCGATCCGACCCCGGCCCGTTCGAGTCGGCTTCCCGTGCTTCGGAGCGGCGCTCGCGGGGTACGTCGAGGCGACGCGGAGCGATGACGAGACACGCAACGACGTCTGTCGTCCCTCGCCGTACTCCGACACGCCCGCGGATTGGCTCACGATGCAGGTCATCGGCGGAGACGCATCGCTCGCGATGTCGCGGCAGGCCGACCTCAAAGCCTGGTCGAACACGACCTCCCTCAACCCCGCCCGAGTCCCGCCTGATCGAGCGGCCGATCCTGCGGTCCTCGACGCCGCCGCGCGCCTACGCGAGGCCATCGCACCCGGCCGAGAGCGACTGGCCGCCCTCGCCGCCGCCCGATGA
- a CDS encoding acetolactate synthase large subunit, with protein MSAESAVAVPRPPARTAPAPVLTGAQAVVRSLELLGVKDVFGLPGGAILPVYDPLMDSTELRHILVRHEQGAGHAAEGYAAASNKIGVAIATSGPGATNLVTAIADAYMDSVPIVCITGQVFSNLMGTDAFQEADIVGITMPITKHSFLVKRAEDVPGAIAAAFEIAGTGRPGPVLVDITKDAQQAEAPFVWPPKIDLPGYRPVTKAHGKQIQAAAQLLAAAKKPVLYVGGGVIRSQASAELLKLAETTGAPVVTTLMARGAFPDSHPQHLGMPGMHGTVPAVLALQEADLLISLGARFDDRVTGKAALFAPNAQVVHVDIDPAEIGKIRAAEVPIVGDLKDVLVDLDAAFRNAAASVTPDTAEWWSFLDGLRDEFPLGYTQPTDGLMSPQYVIQRIGELTGPEGVFAAGVGQHQMWSAQFIKYERPNSWLNSGGAGTMGYAVPAAMGAKVAEPHRHVWAIDGDGCFQMTNQELATCTINNIPIKVAIINNSSLGMVRQWQTLFYDGRYSHTSLNTGHGTMRVPDFVKLAEAYGCLAIRVEKEEDVDAAIKLALETNDRPVVIDFVVSADAMVWPMVPQGVSNSYVQYARDHAPAFEQED; from the coding sequence ATGTCAGCCGAATCTGCCGTGGCCGTACCCCGGCCTCCCGCTCGCACCGCGCCCGCGCCCGTGCTCACGGGTGCGCAGGCGGTCGTCCGCTCGCTCGAGCTGCTGGGCGTCAAAGACGTCTTCGGGCTTCCGGGCGGCGCCATCCTCCCCGTCTACGACCCGCTCATGGACTCGACCGAGCTTCGCCACATCCTGGTCCGGCACGAGCAGGGAGCCGGTCACGCGGCTGAGGGCTACGCTGCGGCATCCAACAAGATCGGGGTCGCGATCGCGACGTCCGGCCCTGGAGCCACGAACCTCGTCACCGCGATCGCCGATGCTTACATGGACTCGGTGCCGATCGTGTGCATCACCGGACAGGTCTTCTCGAACCTGATGGGCACGGATGCCTTCCAGGAGGCCGACATCGTCGGAATCACGATGCCCATCACGAAGCACTCCTTCCTCGTGAAGCGCGCCGAAGACGTGCCCGGCGCGATTGCGGCGGCGTTCGAGATCGCGGGGACGGGTCGCCCGGGTCCGGTGCTCGTCGACATCACCAAGGACGCGCAGCAGGCCGAGGCGCCCTTCGTGTGGCCGCCGAAGATCGACCTGCCGGGCTACCGGCCGGTGACGAAGGCGCATGGCAAGCAGATCCAGGCCGCCGCGCAGCTGCTCGCCGCAGCGAAGAAGCCCGTGCTGTACGTCGGCGGTGGCGTCATCCGCTCGCAGGCATCGGCCGAGCTGCTCAAGCTCGCCGAGACGACCGGGGCGCCCGTCGTCACGACGCTGATGGCACGCGGCGCGTTCCCCGACTCGCACCCGCAGCACCTCGGCATGCCGGGGATGCACGGTACTGTGCCCGCGGTGCTCGCGCTGCAGGAGGCCGACCTGCTGATCTCGCTCGGCGCGCGGTTCGACGACCGCGTGACAGGCAAGGCGGCACTCTTCGCGCCGAACGCGCAGGTCGTGCACGTCGACATCGACCCTGCCGAGATCGGCAAGATCCGCGCCGCCGAAGTTCCGATCGTGGGCGACCTGAAAGACGTGCTGGTCGACCTCGACGCCGCGTTCCGGAATGCCGCAGCGAGCGTGACCCCCGACACGGCGGAGTGGTGGTCGTTCCTCGATGGCCTCCGCGACGAGTTCCCGCTCGGCTACACCCAGCCCACGGACGGGCTCATGTCGCCGCAGTACGTCATCCAGCGCATCGGCGAGCTCACCGGGCCCGAGGGCGTGTTCGCCGCGGGCGTCGGTCAGCACCAGATGTGGTCGGCGCAGTTCATCAAGTACGAGCGGCCGAACTCGTGGCTCAACTCCGGCGGGGCCGGGACGATGGGCTACGCGGTTCCGGCCGCGATGGGCGCGAAAGTGGCCGAGCCTCACCGCCACGTGTGGGCGATCGACGGCGACGGCTGCTTCCAGATGACCAACCAGGAGCTCGCCACCTGCACGATCAACAACATCCCGATCAAGGTCGCGATCATCAACAACTCGTCGCTCGGCATGGTGCGGCAGTGGCAGACGCTGTTCTACGACGGCCGCTACTCGCACACCAGCCTCAACACGGGGCACGGCACCATGCGCGTTCCCGACTTCGTGAAGCTCGCGGAGGCATACGGATGCCTCGCGATCCGCGTCGAGAAAGAAGAGGACGTGGATGCCGCGATCAAGCTCGCGCTCGAGACGAACGACCGCCCCGTGGTCATCGATTTCGTGGTGAGTGCCGACGCGATGGTCTGGCCGATGGTGCCGCAGGGCGTCAGCAACAGCTATGTCCAGTACGCGCGCGATCACGCGCCGGCGTTCGAGCAGGAGGACTGA
- a CDS encoding BTAD domain-containing putative transcriptional regulator, producing MTVRVLGPLDTGVDEQLSPRERAILCALIVRAGSSVSSDELAEAYWGEAPPRTWPQQVKTSVARIRGRIGREAVLTRGSYYVLGIDPISIDAFEFERLVSQARKHGLHGDHDRAIDAYRRALGLWRGRAFPELPDWAPAREESDRLAGIRRSAEEELLEARLNIGAHREIIAEAERAVRAEPLREDRWAILALANYRSGRQSDALAAIRSARERLADEVGIELSPRLRQLETAMLRQDADLEPAPVLRLPDARCPYRGLAPFGPDDADALFGRREEIDAVLSRIRPGAIVTVVGASGSGKSSLVLAGVVPREHESGKRCEILLGGPSLVPSLRVAVHHLAIPGIIVVDQAEAIFQLDETDVEAAGALIGEALRVGSAIVLTLRSDFLDRAIALPHIGSEVARGLYALGPLSEEGLRQAVTEPAARAGLRLDPGLVELILRDAGDRRSTLPHVSHALVETWVRREGSTLTVDGYEGSGGIAGAIAQSAETMYQSMREADAVACRALMLRLIQRDVDSRSIRRTAQLAPLLADDQRRRALEQLIAARLLTSDGETVVVAHEAVATAWPRLDGWLEEDAEGARLVTTVATAAELWNGSGRRIEDLLRGARLQAAMDWRDQSQPDLTAVEREFLDASAERERDETRELAERAARERRSNGRLRWAIAGAGVLLITAIVAGGLAAIRGEEAQAAAEDARVEALVATSLNLLDNDRETAALLAAEAFRRWPDDARIRSALWGVVTSVGGLAAAHHDPDAYLPVVDMIPGTTTALRVQSSEYGLRPTVDVIDIDTGEVARELDVVLPEVPPGAWSEVAVSPNGAVAAIQSAVLDPSSDECCRKQLTILNIRDGRTLPGTNVVRTQMATAMAFDEQGRHLYIGQPITGDVMRVDVTTGEVRESTAGVFDMPGDSQGSGVALIDGGLVAVSGGDQIRIFDGETVALTRTIPLAGNLASGDIVADGHGGLVATGLAGTVRIDLASGAILWRRLVKSEAQCGTLHLATETTVACGSYLGVALLDLATGETTNARTLQLNRPPYLATIDDESILVSIETPAVWMRWRIDGGGAGADIIANGRELIDGPEQGGSLVVTRPRDGGPMRLWDFERDLPVGGESDRIALLGSGIAARFDESGRPHLERIATEERIPLRIPGLPKSFDVVPGGWARPAFAVWDAGIVAFDPATGEPLGHRLAIPADEFEVWAVSETRDGQGALVTYEVGGRTETALFDIANGALLVGGLRGLEASQVLDNDLVIGVSESQARLYDITTLKPISSLARAIGGGQKISVSADGRTLLNVGWNNALTLYDLTTGVALGSPLRSEMTSLELSGGVRVGFRVGGFLTADGETLLERVADGIRMWDLRPDEQALSACTLAGRELTEEEWATYFPGEERVATCAALESSAAEE from the coding sequence ATGACTGTTCGGGTCCTGGGGCCGCTCGACACCGGAGTCGACGAGCAACTCAGCCCGCGGGAGCGGGCAATCCTGTGCGCACTGATCGTGCGAGCCGGCTCTTCCGTATCGTCGGACGAGCTCGCGGAGGCCTACTGGGGTGAGGCTCCACCTCGGACATGGCCGCAGCAGGTGAAGACATCCGTCGCACGCATCCGTGGCCGGATCGGGCGTGAGGCGGTGCTCACCCGCGGCTCCTACTACGTACTCGGCATCGACCCCATCTCGATCGACGCGTTCGAGTTCGAGCGCCTCGTCTCGCAAGCCCGCAAACATGGCCTCCACGGCGATCACGACCGCGCCATCGACGCCTACCGGCGAGCACTGGGGTTGTGGCGCGGCCGCGCCTTTCCCGAGCTTCCGGATTGGGCGCCCGCGAGGGAGGAGTCCGACCGGCTGGCCGGGATCCGACGCAGCGCCGAAGAGGAGTTGCTCGAAGCGCGCCTCAACATCGGCGCGCATCGCGAGATCATCGCCGAGGCTGAACGGGCGGTGCGCGCTGAGCCCCTTCGCGAGGATCGATGGGCGATCCTCGCTCTTGCGAACTATCGTTCGGGGAGACAGTCTGACGCGCTGGCCGCAATCCGGTCCGCGAGAGAACGCCTCGCCGATGAGGTGGGCATCGAGCTGTCTCCGCGGCTGCGCCAATTGGAGACGGCGATGCTGCGGCAGGATGCCGACCTCGAGCCGGCTCCGGTGCTGAGGCTTCCGGACGCCCGGTGTCCCTATCGTGGTCTCGCGCCGTTCGGACCGGACGATGCCGACGCATTGTTCGGTCGGCGAGAGGAGATCGATGCGGTGCTGTCGCGCATTCGACCCGGTGCGATCGTCACGGTCGTGGGTGCATCAGGGTCGGGCAAGTCCTCCCTCGTGCTCGCCGGGGTCGTCCCGCGAGAACACGAGAGCGGAAAGCGATGCGAGATCCTGCTCGGTGGTCCGTCGCTGGTCCCGTCACTGCGAGTCGCTGTGCACCATCTCGCCATCCCCGGCATCATCGTGGTCGACCAAGCGGAGGCGATCTTTCAACTGGACGAGACCGACGTCGAGGCGGCCGGCGCTCTGATCGGAGAAGCACTCCGCGTGGGAAGCGCGATCGTTCTGACTCTGCGCTCGGATTTTCTCGATCGCGCGATTGCGCTGCCGCATATCGGCTCGGAGGTGGCTCGCGGGCTGTACGCCTTGGGGCCGCTCTCCGAGGAAGGACTGCGCCAAGCGGTGACCGAGCCCGCTGCTCGCGCGGGCCTCCGGCTCGACCCGGGTCTCGTCGAGCTGATCCTGCGCGATGCCGGCGATCGGCGGAGCACGCTCCCCCACGTCTCTCACGCGCTGGTGGAGACCTGGGTTCGGCGCGAGGGCAGCACTCTCACCGTGGACGGCTACGAGGGGTCAGGCGGCATCGCCGGCGCGATCGCCCAGTCCGCCGAGACGATGTATCAATCCATGCGCGAGGCCGACGCCGTTGCCTGCCGCGCGCTGATGCTTCGGCTGATCCAGCGCGATGTGGACAGCCGGTCCATTCGCCGCACGGCTCAGCTGGCGCCGTTGCTCGCCGACGACCAGCGCCGGCGCGCCCTGGAGCAGCTGATCGCGGCGCGATTGCTCACTTCGGACGGCGAAACGGTCGTGGTCGCGCACGAGGCGGTCGCGACGGCGTGGCCGCGCCTCGACGGGTGGCTGGAAGAGGATGCCGAGGGCGCGCGCCTCGTGACGACCGTGGCCACGGCGGCTGAACTGTGGAACGGGTCAGGTCGTCGGATCGAAGACCTGCTACGCGGCGCCCGCCTGCAGGCAGCGATGGATTGGCGAGATCAGTCTCAGCCGGATCTCACCGCCGTCGAACGAGAGTTCCTCGACGCCTCCGCGGAGCGCGAGCGGGACGAGACTCGCGAACTCGCCGAGCGCGCCGCGCGCGAACGACGCAGCAACGGGCGGCTGCGGTGGGCGATCGCAGGTGCGGGCGTGTTGCTGATCACGGCGATCGTCGCCGGAGGGCTGGCTGCGATCAGGGGTGAGGAAGCGCAGGCCGCAGCCGAGGACGCGCGCGTCGAGGCGCTCGTGGCGACATCCCTCAACCTGCTCGACAACGACCGTGAGACGGCAGCGCTGCTCGCGGCGGAGGCGTTCCGGCGGTGGCCGGACGATGCCCGCATTCGCTCCGCGCTCTGGGGCGTCGTGACCAGCGTGGGGGGCCTCGCCGCCGCGCATCATGACCCCGATGCCTATCTGCCCGTCGTCGACATGATTCCTGGTACCACAACGGCGCTGCGGGTGCAGTCGTCCGAGTACGGCCTTCGACCCACGGTCGACGTAATCGACATCGATACCGGTGAGGTCGCTCGCGAATTGGATGTCGTCCTCCCAGAGGTGCCGCCCGGTGCGTGGAGCGAAGTCGCCGTCAGTCCCAACGGCGCTGTGGCGGCGATCCAGTCTGCTGTGTTGGATCCTTCGAGTGATGAATGCTGCCGCAAGCAGCTCACGATTCTCAACATCAGAGACGGCCGGACACTGCCGGGAACGAACGTCGTGCGGACGCAGATGGCCACGGCGATGGCGTTCGATGAGCAGGGGCGACACCTCTACATCGGCCAGCCCATCACCGGCGATGTCATGAGGGTTGACGTGACCACCGGCGAGGTTCGCGAATCGACCGCGGGCGTGTTCGACATGCCCGGGGACTCCCAGGGTTCAGGGGTGGCGCTCATCGACGGGGGTCTTGTAGCGGTGAGTGGGGGCGATCAGATCCGCATCTTCGACGGCGAGACCGTCGCGCTCACGCGAACCATACCGCTCGCGGGCAACCTCGCAAGCGGCGACATCGTCGCGGACGGCCACGGTGGCCTCGTGGCCACCGGGTTGGCCGGCACCGTCCGGATAGACCTCGCCTCGGGCGCGATCCTCTGGCGACGGCTCGTGAAAAGCGAGGCCCAGTGCGGCACCCTCCACCTCGCGACCGAGACCACCGTGGCATGCGGATCGTATCTCGGGGTGGCGTTGCTCGACCTCGCGACCGGAGAGACGACGAACGCACGTACGCTTCAGCTCAATCGGCCGCCGTACCTCGCGACCATCGATGACGAGTCGATTCTCGTCTCCATCGAGACCCCCGCCGTCTGGATGCGATGGCGGATCGACGGGGGCGGGGCCGGCGCCGACATCATCGCGAACGGACGCGAGCTCATCGACGGCCCCGAACAAGGCGGCTCGCTTGTCGTGACGCGACCGCGCGACGGCGGGCCCATGCGGCTATGGGACTTCGAGCGCGATCTCCCCGTCGGCGGCGAGTCGGATCGGATTGCGCTTCTCGGCTCAGGCATCGCGGCCCGATTCGACGAGTCCGGTCGACCCCACCTCGAACGCATCGCCACGGAGGAGCGCATCCCGCTGCGCATACCCGGTCTGCCGAAAAGCTTCGACGTCGTACCCGGGGGCTGGGCACGCCCCGCCTTCGCGGTATGGGATGCAGGCATCGTGGCCTTCGACCCTGCAACGGGCGAGCCGCTCGGGCACCGCCTCGCCATCCCGGCCGACGAGTTCGAGGTCTGGGCGGTGAGCGAGACGCGCGATGGGCAGGGCGCTCTCGTTACCTATGAAGTGGGCGGGCGCACCGAGACAGCTCTTTTCGATATCGCGAACGGTGCGTTGCTCGTGGGTGGTCTGCGCGGTCTCGAAGCCAGCCAGGTCCTCGACAACGACCTCGTCATCGGTGTCTCGGAGAGCCAGGCACGTCTTTACGACATCACGACACTGAAGCCGATCTCGTCACTCGCCCGAGCGATCGGCGGCGGTCAGAAGATCTCCGTCAGCGCAGACGGCCGCACATTGCTGAACGTCGGTTGGAACAATGCGCTCACCCTGTACGACTTGACGACCGGCGTCGCGCTCGGCTCGCCTCTTCGGAGCGAGATGACCAGTCTTGAACTGAGCGGCGGAGTGCGTGTCGGCTTCCGTGTCGGTGGGTTCCTCACGGCCGACGGCGAGACGCTGCTCGAAAGAGTCGCAGATGGGATCCGCATGTGGGACCTTCGTCCCGACGAGCAGGCGCTGAGCGCCTGCACGCTCGCTGGGCGCGAGTTGACCGAGGAGGAGTGGGCCACCTACTTCCCGGGTGAGGAGCGCGTCGCGACCTGCGCTGCCCTGGAATCGAGCGCAGCCGAAGAGTGA
- the ilvC gene encoding ketol-acid reductoisomerase: protein MAEIFYDDDADLSLIQSKKVAIVGYGSQGHAHAQNLRDSGVEVVIALKDGSKSTAKAQEAGFEVKSVADAAEWADVIMILAPDQHQRGIFTESIKDKLVPGKTLAFAHGFNIRFGYIQAPEGVDVILVAPKAPGHTVRREYVAGRGIPDIIAVEQDASGQAWDLAKSYAKAIGGTRAGVIKTTFTEETETDLFGEQTVLCGGVSQLVQYGFETLTEAGYQPQIAYFEVLHELKLIVDLMWEGGIAKQRWSVSDTAEYGDYVSGPRVIDPHVKENMQAVLGDIQSGAFAERFIADQDAGAPEFYALREKGAQHPIEEVGKELRALFAWKQQDEGYVEGSAAR, encoded by the coding sequence ATGGCTGAAATCTTCTACGACGACGATGCCGACCTGTCGCTCATCCAGAGCAAGAAGGTCGCGATCGTCGGCTACGGCTCGCAAGGCCACGCCCACGCGCAGAACCTGCGCGACTCGGGCGTCGAGGTGGTCATCGCCCTCAAGGACGGCTCGAAGTCGACCGCCAAGGCCCAGGAGGCGGGCTTCGAAGTGAAGTCCGTCGCGGATGCGGCCGAGTGGGCCGACGTGATCATGATCCTGGCGCCCGACCAGCACCAGCGCGGGATCTTCACCGAGAGCATCAAGGACAAGCTCGTCCCCGGCAAGACGCTCGCCTTCGCGCACGGGTTCAACATCCGGTTCGGCTACATCCAGGCGCCGGAGGGTGTCGACGTCATCCTCGTCGCACCGAAGGCACCGGGCCACACGGTTCGCCGTGAGTACGTCGCGGGCCGCGGCATCCCTGACATCATCGCGGTGGAGCAGGATGCCTCGGGCCAGGCATGGGACCTCGCGAAGTCGTACGCCAAGGCCATCGGCGGCACCCGTGCGGGCGTCATCAAGACGACTTTCACGGAAGAGACCGAGACCGACCTGTTCGGCGAGCAGACCGTGCTCTGCGGCGGCGTGTCGCAGCTCGTCCAGTACGGCTTCGAGACCCTCACCGAAGCCGGGTACCAGCCGCAGATCGCGTACTTCGAGGTACTGCACGAGCTGAAGCTCATCGTCGACCTCATGTGGGAGGGCGGCATCGCCAAGCAGCGCTGGTCGGTGTCTGACACGGCCGAGTACGGCGACTACGTCTCGGGCCCGCGTGTGATCGACCCGCACGTCAAGGAGAACATGCAGGCCGTCCTCGGCGACATCCAGTCCGGCGCGTTCGCGGAGCGCTTCATCGCGGATCAGGATGCCGGAGCCCCCGAGTTCTACGCGCTTCGCGAGAAGGGCGCCCAGCACCCGATCGAAGAGGTCGGCAAGGAGCTGCGTGCCCTGTTCGCCTGGAAGCAGCAGGACGAGGGCTACGTGGAGGGCTCGGCGGCGCGCTGA
- the ilvN gene encoding acetolactate synthase small subunit translates to MSSHVLSLLVEDKPGLLTRVAGLFARRGFNIESLAVGVTEVPGLSRITVVVDVDELPLEQVTKQLNKLINVIKIVELDPVASVQREHMLVKVRADNATRSNVLEVVNLFRGSIVDYAPDALVVEVTGDKGKVDAFLHALEPFGIKELAQSGLLALGRGGKSITERVLRG, encoded by the coding sequence ATGTCCAGCCACGTGCTCAGCCTGCTCGTCGAAGACAAACCGGGCCTCCTGACCCGAGTCGCCGGGTTGTTCGCCCGTCGCGGGTTCAACATCGAATCGCTCGCCGTGGGGGTCACAGAGGTGCCCGGACTCTCCCGCATCACGGTCGTGGTCGACGTCGACGAGCTCCCCCTCGAACAGGTGACCAAGCAGCTCAACAAGCTCATCAACGTCATCAAGATCGTCGAGCTCGACCCTGTCGCGTCCGTTCAGCGCGAGCACATGCTCGTCAAGGTGCGCGCAGACAACGCGACCCGGTCGAATGTGCTCGAGGTGGTCAACCTCTTCCGCGGCTCGATCGTCGACTACGCGCCGGATGCGCTCGTTGTCGAAGTGACCGGCGACAAAGGAAAGGTCGACGCCTTCCTGCACGCGCTCGAGCCCTTCGGCATCAAGGAACTCGCCCAGTCGGGCCTGCTCGCCCTCGGCCGCGGCGGCAAGAGCATCACCGAACGAGTGCTGCGCGGCTGA